One Serratia liquefaciens genomic window, CACCACGGCCATGCTTGAAACCGCCGTAGAACAAGCCGGTTATAAGGCCCGCCGTTTGTCCGCAGCAACGGCCAGTGCGGACGATCGGGACAATGAACGACGCGAAAGCGAAGCGCGTGGGCTGCGTCGCTCTTTACTGATTGCCGCCCTGCTCACCTTGCCAGTCTTCGTCCTTGAGATGGGTTCGCATCTGATCCCTGCAATGCACCATTGGGTATTGGGGGTTCTGGGTGAACAGCGAAATGGTTATCTGCAGTTCGCGCTCACCACGCTGGTGCTGTTTGGGCCAGGTCTGCGCTTCTTCCGCAAGGGCGTTCCGGCTTTGCTGCGTGGCGCCCCTGACATGAACTCGCTGGTTTCCGTCGGTACCGCGGCGGCTTATGGTTATTCGGTGGTAGCCACTTTCATTCCCGAAGTGCTGCCGCAAGGTACCGCCAACATCTATTTCGAAGCGGCCGCGGTGATCGTTACCTTGATCCTGCTGGGACGCACGCTGGAGGCTCGCGCCAAGGGGCGAACCTCTCAGGCGATAAAACGGTTGGTTGGGCTGCAGGCCAAAACGGCGCGCGTCGAGCGTAACGGCGAAACCCTGGAAATCCCGCTCGATCAGGTGACCACCGGTGACGTCGTGTTCGTTCGTCCTGGCGAGAAGATCCCGGTGGACGGCCAGGTCGTCGAGGGGGCCTCTTATGTGGATGAAAGCATGATCACCGGCGAACCGGTGCCAGTGTCGAAAGGTATAGGTGCCGAAGTGGTCGGCGGTACCATCAACAAAACCGGGGCATTCAGCTTTCGCGTCACCAAAGTCGGGGCCAATACGGTACTCGCGCAGATTATCCGCTTGGTCGAGGAAGCCCAGGGGTCGAAACTGCCGATCCAGGCACTGGTCGATAAAGTGACTTTGTGGTTCGTCCCGGCGGTGATGGCGGCGGCGGCGCTGACCTTCCTGATCTGGCTGCTGTTCGGGCCAACGCCGGCGCTGACCTTCGCGCTGGTGAATGCGGTCGCCGTGCTTATTATCGCCTGCCCGTGCGCCATGGGGCTGGCGACACCGACCTCGATAATGGTCGGCACCGGTCGCGCCGCCGAGCTTGGGGTGCTGTTCCGTAAAGGGGAAGCCTTGCAGGCACTGCGAGATGTCAGCGTTATCGCGCTGGACAAAACCGGTACGCTGACCAAAGGACGCCCAGAGCTGACCGATCTGGTGCCCGCCGAGGGCTTCGACTATGACGAGGTTCTGGCGTTGGTTGCCGCCGTGGAAACTCGCTCCGAGCACCCCATCGCCGAAGCCATCGTCGCCGCCGCAAAACAGCGCGACATCGAGATCGCCGCGATTGAAGCCTTCGATGCCACGCCTGGTTTCGGCGTCTCGGCCAAGGTCAGCGGCCGAACCGTCTCCGTCGGGGCCGACCGCTTTATGACACAGCTCGGCCTAGACGTGACCAGTTTCCTGCCAACCGCGCAGCGTCTCGGTGAGCAAGGCAAGAGCCCGCTTTATGCCGCGATAGACGGCCGTTTGGCCGCGGTGATCGCCGTTGCCGACCCGATTAAGGACACCACGCCTGAGGCAATCAAGGCCCTGCATGCGTTAGGGCTTAAAGTCGCGATGATCACCGGCGATAACGCAGCAACGGCGTCGGCAATCGCCCGGCAGCTTGACATCGATGAAGTCGCGGCTGAGGTATTGCCCGACGGTAAGGTGGCGGCGCTGAAGCAGTTCCGTAGCCAGGGTGCGCGGGTCGCTTTCGTGGGGGACGGTATCAACGACGCCCCGGCGCTGGCCGAAGCCGATGTTGGACTGGCAATAGGCACGGGCACCGATGTGGCGATCGAGGCGGCTGACGTGGTGTTGATGTCCGGGGACCTGCGTGGCGTGGCAAATGCCATCGCGCTCAGCCAGGCAACGATCCGCAACATCAAGCAAAACCTGTTCTGGGCCTTTGCCTACAACGCGGTGCTGATCCCGGTTGCAGCGGGCATGCTTTACCCGATAAACGGCACCTTGCTTTCACCGATCTTCGCCGCTGCGGCGATGGCACTCTCCAGCGTCTTCGTGCTCGGCAACGCACTCCGTCTCAAGCGTTTCCAGGCACCGATGGGGGGCGAATCCCATCCGGCCAAGCTGGAAAACAACAGGAGCCAAGCTACACAGCAAAACTAAAGAGTCGCCCGGATGCCCTCACGGCACTGCGCGAAGCTGGCTATCCGCTAAGCGTCCACACCTCAGTACATGAGGCGTAAAATCAATCAATGCTCCAACCCGCTAGCGAACATCCCCGTTAGCGGGTTTTTTCTCCGTTAGCATAAGCCTGGCGCGAATGCTGAAAACCGGCTTGGTTTTCAATAATCCAGTACCATAGCGGCAGCATGTTAAGCAGCATCCCTTTTCCCAACTCGGTCAAGCTGTAATCCACACGAGGATGGGGCTTTTTCAGCTGATGATCATAGCGCTCGATAAGGCCATCTCGCTCGAGTTGACGCAAGGTTCTGGTCAGCATTCGCTGCGTGACGCCGGGCAGAGCTTTAGCCAGTTCGGCATGCCTGAGCGTGCCCTGCGTTCCCAGGATATAGATCGCCCCCAGCGACCAGCGATTACCGGTATGCGTCAGAATCTCTCTTTTTAGCGTGTCCGATTCGTCACTGAGCGCCTCGCAAATGGCCGAGAATGTCTTTACTTGTTCTTCATCTAAGGTCATTGCGCATCCCGGTATCAACAGTGTGCCTGATTGTTATCCCTGTTCTGAGCGTTCAGGATTAAGGACAACCAAAGGGGAAAAGTATGCACAATAACGTGATGAGTCAATGCCGCAACATTCTGATCCTGGGCGCCGGTGAGTTGGGAATGGCGGTGATCGAGGGTTTCATTAAACAGCGCAAAGCGAACCCGGATATCCGTCTGACCGTTTTATTACGCGCCTCATCTCTGGTCGGCAATGCCAAACCGGCGCCAACGAACCGGCTGAAAAAACTGACGGACTGGGGAGTCGGGACGCTTGCCGGAGATTTCAATAGCCTGACGACGGAGGCTCTGGGGCAAATTTTTGCCCCTTACGATGCCGTCGTCAACTGTAGCGGCTTTGTCGGCGGGCCGGGAACACAACTCAAAATAACGCGTGCAGTCTTGCTGGCAGGTACCGCACGCTATTTCCCCTGGCAGTTTGGCGTCGACTATGACCGTATTGGCATGGGCAGTGGCCAGCTCGTCTGGGATGAACAATTGGCCGTACGACAGCTGTTACGCGGTCAACAGATGACTAAGTGGGTGATTGTCTCGACTGGCATGTTCACCAGCTTTCTGTTTGAACAAAGTTTTGGCGTGGTCGATTTTCCAGGACATAAAGTGAATGCCTTGGGCGACGCAAACTATGCACTCACCCTCACCACCGCGGAGGATATCGGCAGGCTGACGGCGATGATTTTTTTCCATTCCCCCGTGATTGAAAATGAGGTGGTTTATCTCGCAGGTGACACCGTCACCTATCGGCAACTGACCGAATTGCTTAGCCAACATGATAAAACCCCCTTTTCACTTGAAATAAGCGACAAGGACTCTCTTGAGGCAGCGGCAATAAAGTCACCGGACGATCTTTGCGCCGCTTACCGGCTGGCGTTCGCCAGAGCGGAGGGCGTGGCATGGCCAAAAACCGAGACTTACAATGCCCGTCATCAGATTGAGGTAAAGGACGTAAAAACCTGGCTGTCAGAAAACAAGCCCACCGATTGACGCACAAAAACGGGCGGTAGGGTGTTGGGTGGCCGTACTGCCCCGTAAACGCGCAAAAATGGCATCTGAAAAAAGCCGCGCATTAGTCATCAATACCCAATGCTGTCATGTCCATGATCTAGAAAGCTTTGCCATCGCCATGACGCGATGGCAAAATACAGCAAATCAAATTTTAAGAATTTTGCGCATTGAATACCTTTTTACGTTATGCATCAGTCGGTGTGATGAACACCGGTGCTCACTGGGCCGTTTTTGCGCTCATGCTACTTGGCGGTGCCTCGCAATCACTCTCTAACCTTGTTGCCTTCTGCATCGCAGTAACCCTTTCGTTCTTTGTAAACGCCAGGTGGACGTTCAAATCAGAAGCGACCGCAATCCGCTACGTGGTGTATGTGTTGTTTATGGGTGGCATGGCATTCTTGGTCGGCTGGCTGGCAGACAAAATGGATGTAAAACCCATTGTTACACTAGTGACTTTCTCGGCGGTAAGTCTGATTTGCGGTTTCATTTACTCTAAATTTTTTGTATTCAAGGATGATTAATGAGAGTTTCCTTGGTAGTTCCCGTATTTAATGAAGAGGAAGCAATCCCTGTTTTCTATAAGTCCGTGCGCGAATATAAGCCATTTGCGGATTATGATATTGAGATAATTTTCGTCAATGACGGGAGCTCAGATAAAACAGAAAGCATTATCTCTGCATTGTCTTTGGCAGATAGCCATGTTAAGCCTATAAACTTCACCAGAAACTTTGGTAAAGAGCCTGCCCTGTTCGCCGGACTGGAGTCATCCACCGGAGATGTCATCATTCCGATAGACGTTGACTTGCAAGATCCCATAGAGGTCATTCCACGGTTGATTCAACGGTGGAAAAATGGGGCTGAGGTAGTTTTAGCCAAGCGCATTGACAGGACCTGCGATGGCAGAATGAAGCGTAAAAGCGCGGAGTGGTTTTATAGAATCCATAATAAAATCAGCAAGCCTGCGATAGAGGAAAATGTCGGTGATTTTAGGCTGATGTCTCGCGAGGTGGTAGACAACATAAAACAACTTCCAGAACGCAATTTATTTATGAAAGGGATTTTAAGTTGGGTCGGAGGTAAAGTGGATGTTGTAGAATACAGTAGAGCCGAACGTGTCGCCGGCACAAGCAAATTCAATGGCTGGAAGCTTTGGAATCTGGCCATTGAGGGAATCACCAGTTTTTCAACATTTCCGCTCAGAATATGGGCTTACCTTGGTTTTTTCGTTGCGTCCCTCTCCTTCTTATATGGTACATGGATGATTTTAGATAAAATCATTTGGGGAAACCCTGTAGCAGGCTATCCCTCTATCATCGTATCCATTCTCTTTCTTGGTGGCGTACAACTTATTGGCATTGGTGTCCTGGGTGAATATATCGGCAGGATCTACATTGAAACAAAATGTAGACCACGTTATATAGTGAAAAAGTGAGACGGAATTTTACATGATCTGCAAGAATGACAAAAAAACATTGGCCCTGTACTCAGGCTTGGCTCTGCTATTTATTTACCCTTTGATTCAAGCCGGTGTTTTCTACCGGGATGATCTTGATAGAGCCATCACCGGTCAGTATGGTTGGCGAGGTTTGGGTCGCCCTGTCGCCGATATTCTGATGAAGATTTTATCTGCCAGCGGCCACTATAATCTTGATTTATTCCCCTATACCATGATTGCATCAGGTTTATTTCTAGGTGGGGCATCTCTATTACTTAGCAAATATTTGTCAAAATTAAACGTTCCTTCTTGCACATTAGTTGCGGCCCTTTTGATTTTTAATCCTTTCATGTTA contains:
- a CDS encoding heavy metal translocating P-type ATPase, whose amino-acid sequence is MTSVSVQQGSNSTSSATHLSLPVEGMTCASCVGRVERALKAVPGVQTAAVNLATERADITFSSQADPQAAVRAIESAGYAVREETTELGIEEMTCASCVGRVEKALRQIPGVIEANVNLATERARVRHSTGIVTTAMLETAVEQAGYKARRLSAATASADDRDNERRESEARGLRRSLLIAALLTLPVFVLEMGSHLIPAMHHWVLGVLGEQRNGYLQFALTTLVLFGPGLRFFRKGVPALLRGAPDMNSLVSVGTAAAYGYSVVATFIPEVLPQGTANIYFEAAAVIVTLILLGRTLEARAKGRTSQAIKRLVGLQAKTARVERNGETLEIPLDQVTTGDVVFVRPGEKIPVDGQVVEGASYVDESMITGEPVPVSKGIGAEVVGGTINKTGAFSFRVTKVGANTVLAQIIRLVEEAQGSKLPIQALVDKVTLWFVPAVMAAAALTFLIWLLFGPTPALTFALVNAVAVLIIACPCAMGLATPTSIMVGTGRAAELGVLFRKGEALQALRDVSVIALDKTGTLTKGRPELTDLVPAEGFDYDEVLALVAAVETRSEHPIAEAIVAAAKQRDIEIAAIEAFDATPGFGVSAKVSGRTVSVGADRFMTQLGLDVTSFLPTAQRLGEQGKSPLYAAIDGRLAAVIAVADPIKDTTPEAIKALHALGLKVAMITGDNAATASAIARQLDIDEVAAEVLPDGKVAALKQFRSQGARVAFVGDGINDAPALAEADVGLAIGTGTDVAIEAADVVLMSGDLRGVANAIALSQATIRNIKQNLFWAFAYNAVLIPVAAGMLYPINGTLLSPIFAAAAMALSSVFVLGNALRLKRFQAPMGGESHPAKLENNRSQATQQN
- a CDS encoding winged helix-turn-helix transcriptional regulator, giving the protein MTLDEEQVKTFSAICEALSDESDTLKREILTHTGNRWSLGAIYILGTQGTLRHAELAKALPGVTQRMLTRTLRQLERDGLIERYDHQLKKPHPRVDYSLTELGKGMLLNMLPLWYWIIENQAGFQHSRQAYANGEKTR
- a CDS encoding aromatic alcohol reductase; the encoded protein is MAVIEGFIKQRKANPDIRLTVLLRASSLVGNAKPAPTNRLKKLTDWGVGTLAGDFNSLTTEALGQIFAPYDAVVNCSGFVGGPGTQLKITRAVLLAGTARYFPWQFGVDYDRIGMGSGQLVWDEQLAVRQLLRGQQMTKWVIVSTGMFTSFLFEQSFGVVDFPGHKVNALGDANYALTLTTAEDIGRLTAMIFFHSPVIENEVVYLAGDTVTYRQLTELLSQHDKTPFSLEISDKDSLEAAAIKSPDDLCAAYRLAFARAEGVAWPKTETYNARHQIEVKDVKTWLSENKPTD
- a CDS encoding GtrA family protein translates to MNTGAHWAVFALMLLGGASQSLSNLVAFCIAVTLSFFVNARWTFKSEATAIRYVVYVLFMGGMAFLVGWLADKMDVKPIVTLVTFSAVSLICGFIYSKFFVFKDD
- a CDS encoding glycosyltransferase family 2 protein, translated to MRVSLVVPVFNEEEAIPVFYKSVREYKPFADYDIEIIFVNDGSSDKTESIISALSLADSHVKPINFTRNFGKEPALFAGLESSTGDVIIPIDVDLQDPIEVIPRLIQRWKNGAEVVLAKRIDRTCDGRMKRKSAEWFYRIHNKISKPAIEENVGDFRLMSREVVDNIKQLPERNLFMKGILSWVGGKVDVVEYSRAERVAGTSKFNGWKLWNLAIEGITSFSTFPLRIWAYLGFFVASLSFLYGTWMILDKIIWGNPVAGYPSIIVSILFLGGVQLIGIGVLGEYIGRIYIETKCRPRYIVKK